The following coding sequences lie in one Oryctolagus cuniculus chromosome 7, mOryCun1.1, whole genome shotgun sequence genomic window:
- the FCRL1 gene encoding Fc receptor-like protein 1 produces MLLSLLLLICALLCEQAELLQPPVLILRPTSPKEGSPVTLTCMIRPTPHKSEVQLQFRFYRDTRVLQPGWSTSPEFQIPSVRREDSDSYWCEAKTVNSETKIKSSKSQMHVHRVPVSDVSLDTWPPGGQVTKGDKLVLICSVAKGTGDITFFWYKGSLGLNLERKTQRSLTAEFEIPSVRESDAEGYYCAADNGFGPRLSGLVGVTVRSPVSRPVLTLRAPRAQAVVGDVVELHCEAPRGSSPLLYRFYHEDAILENSSVPFGQGVSFNLSLTAEHSGNYSCEIDNGHELQHSETVTLAVKVPTGERSDRLTAGVMEGLLGSLGPAIIALLFCCWLKKKIGRRSPRNPPRSPPSPVHQESTHLNSLDPGKLQPIYENVSAVSGDGIYSSVYQIQQELDSTAVEPTGTHVMNNESSDIYSRVRKEDFTDVDYEDAM; encoded by the exons CTCTACTCTGCGAACAAGCCG AACTGCTTCAACCTCCTGTGCTGATACTCAGGCCCACCTCCCCCAAAGAGGGGAGCCCAGTGACCTTGACCTGTATGATTCGGCCCACTCCACACAAGTCAGAGGTCCAGCTCCAGTTTCGCTTCTACAGAGACACCCGAGTCCTGCAGCCAGGCTGGAGTACTTCCCCAGAGTTCCAGATTCCCTCCGTAAGGAGGGAAGACTCAGACTCTTACTGGTGTGAGGCAAAGACAGTGAACAGCGAAACCAAAATAAAGAGCTCGAAGTCCCAGATGCATGTGCACA GAGTCCCTGTGTCTGATGTGAGCCTGGACACGTGGCCCCCGGGGGGGCAGGTGACGAAAGGAGACAAGCTGGTCCTCATCTGCTCCGTTGCTAAGGGCACAGGAGACATTACCTTCTTCTGGTACAAAGGGTCCCTGGGTCTGAACCTGGAAAGGAAGACCCAGCGTTCCCTGACAGCAGAATTTGAGATCCCTTCAGTGAGGGAGAGTGATGCTGAGGGGTATTACTGTGCAGCTGACAATGGCTTCGGCCCCAGACTCAGTGGGCTGGTGGGCGTCACTGTCAGAA GTCCAGTGTCTCGTCCTGTCCTCACTctcagggctcccagggcccaggctgtggTGGGAGATGTGGTGGAGCTGCACTGTGAAGCCCCCAGAGGTTCTTCTCCACTCCTGTACCGGTTTTATCATGAGGATGCTATTCTGGAGAACAGCTCAGTCCCCTTTGGGCAAGGAGTGTCCTTCAACCTCTCTCTGACTGCAGAGCACTCTGGAAACTACTCCTGTGAAATTGACAATGGCCATGAGCTCCAGCACAGTGAGACCGTGACACTCGCTGTCAAAG TGCCCACTGGAGAGAGAAGCGATCGTCTTACTGCAGGAGTCATGGAAGGGCTACTGGGCAGTCTTGGTCCGGCCATCATAGCCCTGCTATTTTGCTGCTGGCTCAAGAAAAAAATAG GAAGACGCTCACCCAGGAATCCACCCAG GAGCCCTCCCAGCCCAGTACACCAAGAATCCACTCACCTCAACTCACTTGATCCAGGGAAGCTACAGCCTATATATGAAAACG tgagtgcTGTAAGTGGTGATGGAATTTATTCATCAGTGTACCAAATCCAGCAGGAATTGGATTCAACAGCAG TTGAACCTACTGGGACCCATGTGATGAATAAC